A single window of Novipirellula aureliae DNA harbors:
- a CDS encoding protein-L-isoaspartate(D-aspartate) O-methyltransferase: MMSWFRPFLVVCCLGSLGLTFLFESTQASADDLYAMARDQLVRDRIATAGVTDERVLRSMRTTPRHEFVPRSQRARAYLDMSLPIGDSQTISSPFIVAMMTQAIEPKETDIVLEIGTGSGYQAAVLSPLVKHVYSIEIVDELGRRAAQDLERLGYENVSTRVGDGFLGWKDAAPFDKIIVTCSPEKVPEPLVEQLREGGMMVIPVGQRYQQTLFLMTKKDGKLTRKMLRPTLFVPMTGEAEEGRQMQPDAANPAVVNGDFESFPDEQDSEIVDFVPGWYYGRQLEHVKVDAISTRLSSHELPANKNSKMDRSIGGQSKGFVRFENETPNLSSHLLQGIPIDGREVSMIRLSGKIQTKNVVAGPEPDTLPMIAISLYDEQRRDLGTLWIGPYKGTRSWGEVSRMVRIPVQTREAILRIGLFGATGQADFDDIAIRKVD; this comes from the coding sequence ATGATGTCTTGGTTTCGACCGTTTCTCGTCGTTTGCTGTTTGGGGAGCCTTGGCTTGACTTTTCTGTTCGAATCCACGCAAGCAAGTGCGGATGACTTGTACGCAATGGCACGCGATCAATTGGTACGCGACCGAATCGCAACGGCAGGGGTGACGGACGAACGAGTCCTGCGATCGATGCGTACGACCCCGAGGCATGAATTTGTACCCCGTAGCCAACGAGCCCGTGCGTACTTGGATATGTCCTTGCCGATCGGTGACTCGCAAACGATCAGCAGCCCGTTTATCGTTGCCATGATGACCCAGGCGATCGAGCCTAAGGAAACCGACATCGTACTGGAAATTGGAACCGGAAGTGGCTACCAAGCTGCCGTCCTAAGTCCCTTGGTCAAGCATGTGTATTCGATTGAGATTGTTGATGAATTGGGCCGACGGGCAGCGCAAGATCTAGAACGACTCGGTTACGAAAACGTGTCGACTCGCGTTGGCGATGGCTTCTTAGGTTGGAAGGATGCTGCCCCGTTCGACAAAATTATCGTGACCTGTAGCCCCGAAAAGGTTCCTGAACCCCTGGTCGAACAACTTCGCGAAGGAGGCATGATGGTCATACCCGTTGGACAAAGGTATCAGCAAACGCTCTTTCTGATGACTAAAAAAGATGGCAAACTGACTCGCAAAATGCTCCGTCCTACCTTGTTTGTCCCTATGACCGGTGAGGCGGAGGAGGGCCGTCAAATGCAACCCGATGCGGCAAACCCAGCCGTCGTGAATGGGGATTTTGAGAGCTTTCCCGATGAACAGGATTCCGAGATCGTTGATTTTGTTCCAGGATGGTATTACGGACGTCAATTGGAACACGTCAAAGTCGATGCCATCTCGACCCGTCTGTCGAGTCATGAACTCCCTGCGAACAAAAACTCGAAAATGGATCGATCAATCGGCGGCCAGTCGAAAGGTTTCGTTCGCTTCGAAAATGAAACGCCTAACCTCAGTTCCCATCTGTTGCAGGGAATTCCAATCGACGGACGCGAAGTGTCCATGATAAGACTTAGCGGAAAAATTCAAACAAAAAATGTTGTCGCAGGTCCTGAACCAGACACGCTTCCAATGATCGCGATCAGCCTTTATGACGAGCAGCGACGAGATCTGGGGACACTTTGGATCGGTCCCTACAAGGGGACTCGTTCTTGGGGAGAGGTCAGCCGAATGGTGCGAATTCCTGTACAAACACGCGAAGCAATCTTGCGAATCGGCCTGTTCGGTGCCACGGGACAAGCCGACTTCGATGATATTGCTATTCGAAAAGTCGATTGA
- a CDS encoding TIGR03000 domain-containing protein gives MKKCFKILTITSALACMAIAPTDVEAGGSFGSSFGSSGGSYGSSGGSYGSRAVSYGSSGGSYGSSGGSYGSSGGSYGSSAVSYVSYRGYNSSGGGSVGGHAGPLKRLFAHIHEKKAARAAAFYGGGSSGYASGGSSGGGVSYASYYSYNSGSSGGRYAGYGSTGSYGSTGSYGAYLAPAYGGSTGVVNNYDSYTAPVVNSYPMMDADYGYESSVIESPLESYSSPMDGTDIDNGSRLDTNQGSDSDILEAPASDAAPASSDRDADRSGDDDNDAAGVESIEPGLKMDSAMLTIDVPTNAKVTVNGRPTSSEGSERKFMSRGLQEGYVYSYVVQVDYELNGEPKSTTKTIQLRSGDEERLVFSDTQAEPMQTELATTTSEAPMANDVVTNDVVTTVKLNVPEDAVVTLAGNETRGEGSVRTFRTKQLKAGEQWSGYTVSVTAMVNGQSVSKERSVNVAAGSTTELTFDFVEHSIAQR, from the coding sequence GTGAAAAAATGCTTCAAGATTTTAACGATTACCTCGGCCCTCGCCTGCATGGCGATAGCACCTACAGATGTCGAGGCCGGCGGTAGTTTCGGTAGCAGCTTTGGCTCGAGTGGTGGCAGCTATGGCTCAAGCGGCGGCAGCTATGGCTCGCGCGCCGTCAGCTATGGCTCGAGTGGCGGCAGCTATGGCTCGAGCGGCGGCAGTTATGGCTCGAGTGGCGGCAGTTATGGCTCGAGCGCCGTCAGCTACGTGAGTTACCGAGGGTATAACTCAAGTGGTGGCGGTTCTGTCGGCGGACACGCTGGACCACTAAAACGGCTTTTTGCTCATATTCATGAAAAGAAAGCCGCACGAGCAGCCGCCTTCTACGGTGGCGGATCGAGTGGATACGCCAGCGGGGGATCAAGCGGCGGGGGAGTGAGTTACGCCAGTTACTACAGCTACAATAGTGGCAGCAGTGGTGGGCGGTACGCGGGTTACGGGTCAACTGGTAGCTATGGGTCAACTGGTAGCTATGGGGCGTACCTAGCCCCTGCCTATGGCGGCAGCACCGGCGTCGTAAACAACTACGATTCCTATACGGCTCCAGTCGTTAATTCCTATCCAATGATGGATGCCGATTATGGTTACGAATCGTCAGTCATTGAATCACCTTTGGAGTCGTATTCGTCTCCGATGGACGGGACAGATATCGACAACGGATCTCGTTTAGATACCAATCAAGGAAGTGATTCCGACATCCTGGAAGCCCCCGCTTCCGATGCAGCTCCAGCTTCGAGTGACCGCGACGCTGATCGTTCGGGCGACGACGACAATGACGCTGCTGGGGTCGAATCGATCGAGCCAGGCCTGAAGATGGATTCGGCGATGTTGACGATCGACGTCCCCACAAATGCTAAGGTGACTGTCAACGGACGTCCTACCAGCAGCGAAGGTAGCGAGCGAAAGTTCATGTCGCGAGGTCTTCAGGAAGGTTATGTCTACAGCTATGTCGTGCAGGTGGATTATGAGCTTAATGGTGAACCAAAGTCGACCACCAAGACGATCCAATTGCGGTCGGGTGATGAGGAGCGACTCGTATTTTCCGACACGCAAGCCGAGCCAATGCAAACCGAACTGGCGACCACGACTTCGGAAGCCCCCATGGCAAACGATGTTGTGACGAACGATGTTGTGACGACTGTCAAGTTGAACGTTCCGGAAGATGCCGTTGTTACCTTGGCTGGCAATGAAACTCGAGGCGAAGGCAGCGTGCGAACATTCCGCACGAAGCAATTGAAGGCGGGCGAGCAGTGGAGCGGATACACCGTAAGCGTCACAGCGATGGTCAATGGCCAATCGGTTAGCAAAGAGCGTTCGGTCAATGTCGCCGCAGGCAGCACAACCGAATTGACATTCGACTTTGTCGAACACTCGATCGCTCAGCGATAA
- a CDS encoding HAD family hydrolase, translating into MNRSIDFVYFDLGNILVAFDPKVAIANFVERFGIDGAHAKACLYESGFQEEYEKGRLTCDQFAEAVRGQIGMSPAKMSNRDLLEASSDMFTPIESMAETVAKVARRGTHYGLLSNTCVSHWEWIANQTWEISQMVWTHRIVSYEVGAMKPDPRIYAAAEGLAGVDPKRILFLDDKQENIDAAVQRGWNAVQCFGGESAERVLKDFDVID; encoded by the coding sequence ATGAATCGCTCGATTGATTTCGTCTACTTTGACTTGGGGAACATTCTCGTTGCCTTTGATCCGAAGGTCGCGATCGCCAATTTCGTTGAACGTTTTGGCATTGATGGTGCTCATGCGAAAGCTTGTTTGTATGAGAGTGGATTTCAGGAAGAATACGAAAAGGGGCGTTTGACGTGTGACCAATTCGCCGAGGCGGTACGTGGGCAGATAGGAATGTCACCCGCGAAGATGTCAAATCGCGACTTGCTAGAGGCCAGCAGCGATATGTTTACGCCGATCGAATCGATGGCTGAAACGGTGGCGAAGGTCGCCCGTCGCGGGACACACTATGGATTGCTTTCCAACACCTGCGTGTCTCATTGGGAGTGGATCGCCAACCAAACGTGGGAAATCTCTCAAATGGTTTGGACGCACCGGATCGTCAGTTACGAGGTCGGCGCGATGAAGCCCGATCCTCGTATTTACGCAGCAGCCGAAGGGTTGGCTGGCGTCGACCCAAAGCGGATTCTGTTTCTCGATGACAAACAAGAAAATATCGATGCTGCGGTTCAACGAGGCTGGAATGCCGTACAATGTTTTGGAGGAGAGTCGGCTGAGAGGGTTCTGAAAGATTTTGATGTCATTGATTGA
- a CDS encoding Ppx/GppA phosphatase family protein, whose translation MTSPAQVPSTPLLPISPRPVAVIDIGATSIRMAIAEIHADGDVRTLDTLVQPADLGREVFAVRRLSRKSIERAATVLKQYQRVLREYGITPGPDLRIVATTAVREAMNRVAFTDRIFIVTGLNIESIDEAEVSRITYMGIAPQLRGEPELADGRSVVVEIGGGNTEVLVIRSGNVMHSQSYRLGSLRLLQQIESSRVSPSRRRSFIESHVRRTLDNIVADVSEDPTNRIVAFGGDIRFAAHRLLDDWDGTSLTPLPTEKLADFTNEILQLDEDTIVKRFGASFIEAETLGPALLAYTMLAQAFQQPFLYVCDTNLRDGLLHDMAVGGSWTDEFRNQIIRSALGLGRRFDFDESHARNVAELSRKLFLQLAREHQLDYRQEVLLYVAALLHEIGLMINVRSNHKHALYVIRNSEIFGLSRSELLQVGLVARYYRRAYPQQSHEGYGSLGREDRVTVAKLAAILRLAIALDDTRSGRIQEIECVREAKQLVIQVPGVEDVSLEQVAMRQNAGLFRDVFGMPVLLRAGR comes from the coding sequence ATGACATCTCCCGCCCAAGTTCCTTCGACACCGCTGCTTCCAATCTCGCCACGCCCGGTCGCCGTGATCGACATTGGTGCAACGAGTATTCGGATGGCGATCGCCGAGATCCATGCGGACGGCGACGTCCGGACCCTCGATACGCTGGTGCAACCCGCTGATTTGGGGCGCGAAGTGTTTGCCGTTCGGCGGTTGTCGCGAAAGAGCATTGAGCGGGCGGCGACGGTTTTGAAACAGTATCAACGGGTGCTGCGAGAATACGGGATCACACCAGGCCCTGATTTACGGATTGTGGCAACGACGGCTGTCCGCGAAGCGATGAACCGCGTTGCCTTTACCGACCGCATCTTCATCGTCACCGGCTTGAACATCGAATCGATCGATGAGGCCGAAGTCAGCCGAATTACCTACATGGGAATCGCTCCTCAATTGCGAGGCGAGCCGGAATTGGCGGATGGCCGATCCGTTGTGGTAGAAATAGGAGGTGGTAACACCGAGGTTTTAGTGATCCGCAGCGGCAACGTCATGCACAGCCAATCGTATCGTTTAGGTTCGCTGCGGTTGTTGCAACAGATTGAGTCGTCACGTGTTTCGCCCTCTCGCCGCCGAAGTTTTATCGAAAGTCATGTTCGCCGGACGCTAGACAACATCGTTGCCGACGTTAGCGAGGATCCGACCAATCGAATCGTCGCATTTGGAGGCGACATTCGATTCGCCGCCCATCGTCTCCTCGACGATTGGGATGGAACGTCGCTGACGCCGCTGCCGACGGAGAAGTTAGCCGACTTTACCAATGAAATTTTGCAACTCGATGAAGACACGATCGTCAAACGATTCGGAGCAAGTTTTATTGAGGCCGAAACGCTTGGTCCCGCATTGTTGGCCTACACCATGCTGGCTCAGGCTTTCCAGCAACCATTTCTCTATGTCTGTGACACCAACCTACGCGACGGTCTCCTTCACGATATGGCCGTGGGCGGCAGTTGGACCGATGAATTTCGCAACCAAATCATCCGGTCCGCGTTGGGTTTGGGGCGTCGTTTCGATTTTGACGAGTCGCACGCTCGCAATGTTGCCGAATTGTCGCGAAAATTGTTCCTCCAACTCGCTCGAGAGCATCAGCTTGATTATCGTCAAGAGGTATTGCTGTATGTTGCCGCTCTGCTGCACGAAATCGGCTTGATGATCAATGTGCGAAGCAATCACAAACACGCCTTGTACGTGATCCGAAATAGCGAAATCTTTGGATTGTCTCGATCGGAACTTTTGCAGGTTGGCTTGGTGGCTCGCTACTACCGTAGAGCCTATCCGCAGCAATCGCACGAAGGATACGGATCACTCGGACGCGAAGATCGCGTGACGGTTGCCAAATTGGCCGCCATTTTGAGATTGGCAATCGCGCTGGATGACACGCGAAGCGGACGTATCCAAGAGATCGAGTGCGTACGCGAAGCAAAACAATTGGTCATTCAAGTCCCTGGGGTCGAGGATGTTTCACTCGAGCAAGTAGCGATGCGGCAAAATGCGGGTTTATTTCGTGATGTGTTCGGTATGCCTGTCTTACTTCGAGCGGGAAGGTGA
- a CDS encoding ECF-type sigma factor produces the protein MGEVTELLGQLRTGEPGVAEGLLCAVYDELRLIARYQFAGEGAECILQPTALVNEAYLRLVSGGRLQPFDSRGHFFAAAAEAMRRILIDTARARGSQKRGGQFRRVELGELADESIQMTDLWLDLDEGLERLATVDAASADLVKLRIFAGLSIVEAGELLEMPRSTAYKNWEFARTWFAVQSES, from the coding sequence ATGGGTGAAGTTACCGAATTATTGGGCCAATTGCGGACCGGCGAACCTGGGGTGGCGGAGGGGTTGCTTTGCGCCGTGTATGACGAACTGCGTTTGATTGCCAGGTACCAATTTGCAGGGGAAGGTGCCGAATGCATTCTCCAGCCAACAGCACTGGTCAACGAGGCCTACTTGCGTTTGGTATCGGGTGGCCGGCTTCAGCCGTTCGATAGTCGTGGGCACTTTTTCGCGGCTGCCGCCGAAGCGATGCGTCGAATTCTAATCGATACCGCACGTGCTCGCGGAAGCCAAAAGCGGGGTGGCCAGTTTCGGCGTGTGGAATTAGGCGAATTGGCGGATGAGTCGATTCAGATGACCGATCTGTGGTTGGATTTGGACGAAGGGCTTGAGCGATTGGCCACCGTAGACGCCGCGTCGGCAGATTTGGTAAAGCTTCGCATTTTTGCAGGTTTGTCGATTGTCGAAGCGGGCGAATTGTTGGAGATGCCGCGAAGCACCGCTTACAAGAATTGGGAGTTCGCCCGCACTTGGTTCGCGGTGCAGTCGGAAAGTTGA
- a CDS encoding carbon storage regulator gives MLVLSRKIGERITIGDDVQITITRIAGGRVTIGIDAPKSVTVRRNELAIQNHESSPRFSGTLGLPGQRRAPLIEDVSNV, from the coding sequence ATGTTAGTCCTATCACGAAAAATCGGCGAGCGAATCACGATTGGCGACGACGTACAAATCACGATAACCCGAATCGCAGGCGGACGGGTGACCATCGGTATCGACGCGCCAAAGAGTGTCACCGTACGCCGCAACGAACTAGCGATTCAAAATCATGAGTCCTCACCCCGTTTCAGCGGAACACTTGGCCTGCCTGGTCAGCGTCGTGCTCCTTTGATTGAAGACGTTTCGAATGTTTGA
- a CDS encoding serine/threonine-protein kinase, producing MHEPSKHESIKSVFLRATELENHEDRRRFIEQACGSDRAMLSDVERLLGAHDRQGANLLDEVVDRIGAAETRRTPVTKWLQSGPSELDRVHLIDRYKICELLGEGGMGAVYVAQQQRPVRRKVAVKVIRAGIATKETMARFSNERQALAMMNHPNIAKILDGGATTAGQPYLVMELVQGLPITEHADAYRLKANERLRIFVKVCRAVQHAHRKGVIHRDLKPSNILVAQVDEEAVPKVIDFGLAKALGHPLTDNTIYTGFAQMVGTPMYISPEQAEMGVVDIDTRSDVYSLGVLLYELMVGTPPFGHKTFKTASFDEVRRIIREVQPLRPSEAISTMKADKVSTIAQHRGVDRRKLHETIQGELDWIIMKALEKDRRRRYGTAAELADDIMRYLGGDAVLACPPSRLYQLRKMFQRHRLGLSAVALVLFSLITISVVSTWQVVEVRRAKLESEARERRANGLLESSQLQTATAAYRGGDLVHLAQVTSDALQNRRLSLLDPTTKRTPTLLDFLHSAAHPPPQRQFSFPSPIHEVAVSADGNLCLCVGEDGNLMKIRLDEPEQPRITLGSHWEPVHAVAISPDASMAISGSASGFVRYWDLEQAECTGHVWPVINGVESLAWSPDGKSVAAGFRYTGVWVGDAEGNEKFRFANDQRHETLLFSPDSRELFVPTREGIHVWDVATGKHTRSIDTKPFSNIRAMCWAGPHREWLIAGERYLDSLAVFDRDSGAAMGSFNVSASYAQSVSASADGMWLTAGFGDGRVQLIQLSRFDSSHVDGRIHAQLTAHDQEGETRLAAKWFGDDSKHFVTAGNDGVVQVWDRDAVACQRELTSAMAIEAAYLFDNEPDPVFVLRGQEPTRSSIEKFSPQSANGLAAMQSSGQIAIVSLETGRPLATIESPLETHEYVSLSRDGSRLAAIGNGQVYVWKSIDDWSTHQLITNNPKAGDSNAVFADNNRTLICENAAYTRVQELEIESGRVMRWREMSDPDVVAISRDERLIAAGNDKHLNVWDRESGQVMLDIQNLSSLFALCFLADDRVLLSGHNDGQIMAWHVPTGQRLGVLYHPRNDLRRPRSIQVSPDGRRILIVYPSEHGYVPVLLGMN from the coding sequence ATGCATGAACCATCGAAACATGAATCGATCAAGTCTGTTTTTTTACGGGCGACCGAACTCGAAAACCATGAGGATCGACGGCGATTTATCGAACAAGCATGTGGATCGGACCGAGCGATGCTCTCGGACGTCGAGCGATTGCTGGGGGCCCACGATCGTCAGGGAGCCAACCTTTTAGATGAGGTGGTCGATCGTATTGGGGCTGCCGAGACTCGGCGAACCCCTGTCACAAAATGGTTGCAATCGGGGCCTAGCGAACTCGACCGGGTGCATCTGATCGATCGATACAAGATTTGTGAGCTTCTTGGCGAAGGTGGGATGGGAGCGGTGTATGTTGCTCAGCAGCAGCGGCCGGTCCGCCGCAAGGTGGCCGTGAAGGTGATTCGTGCGGGGATCGCCACCAAAGAGACGATGGCTCGATTTTCGAATGAACGTCAAGCGTTGGCGATGATGAATCATCCCAACATTGCCAAGATTCTCGATGGTGGTGCAACGACGGCTGGGCAGCCTTACCTCGTGATGGAACTGGTCCAAGGGTTACCGATCACCGAACATGCTGATGCCTACCGGCTCAAAGCGAACGAACGGCTACGAATTTTCGTCAAGGTTTGTCGTGCGGTTCAGCATGCTCACCGAAAGGGGGTGATTCATCGCGACTTGAAACCCTCGAACATTCTGGTTGCTCAGGTTGATGAGGAGGCGGTTCCCAAAGTGATCGACTTTGGGTTGGCAAAGGCACTCGGTCATCCGCTGACGGACAATACAATCTACACCGGTTTCGCTCAAATGGTGGGCACGCCGATGTACATCAGTCCCGAACAAGCTGAAATGGGCGTCGTCGATATCGACACACGCAGCGATGTGTATTCGTTGGGCGTGTTGTTGTATGAATTGATGGTGGGCACTCCGCCGTTCGGCCACAAAACTTTCAAGACGGCTAGCTTCGATGAAGTACGCCGGATCATTCGCGAGGTACAACCGCTTCGACCGAGCGAAGCAATTAGCACCATGAAGGCTGATAAGGTCTCTACCATTGCCCAACATCGAGGCGTGGATCGGCGAAAGCTGCATGAGACGATTCAAGGCGAGCTGGATTGGATAATCATGAAGGCATTGGAAAAGGATCGTCGCCGTCGCTATGGGACGGCAGCCGAATTGGCTGACGACATCATGCGATACTTGGGCGGCGATGCGGTTTTGGCATGCCCACCTTCACGGCTGTACCAACTTCGCAAAATGTTCCAGCGGCACCGCTTGGGACTCTCTGCGGTGGCACTCGTCCTGTTCTCACTGATTACCATAAGTGTCGTGTCGACTTGGCAAGTGGTCGAAGTTCGCCGCGCTAAATTGGAAAGCGAGGCACGCGAGCGGCGGGCCAATGGTTTGCTGGAGAGTAGCCAGTTACAAACGGCGACCGCGGCCTATCGTGGTGGCGATCTGGTTCATTTGGCCCAGGTAACCAGCGATGCGCTGCAAAACCGCCGGCTTTCTTTACTGGATCCAACGACCAAACGGACGCCAACGCTATTGGATTTTTTGCATTCGGCGGCACATCCGCCGCCGCAGCGTCAGTTTTCGTTCCCTTCGCCTATCCATGAGGTTGCGGTTTCCGCAGATGGTAATCTCTGCCTCTGTGTCGGCGAGGATGGCAACCTGATGAAGATTCGATTGGATGAACCGGAGCAGCCCCGGATCACGCTTGGAAGTCATTGGGAACCGGTCCATGCGGTGGCGATTTCTCCCGATGCCTCGATGGCAATCAGCGGGTCGGCGTCGGGATTCGTTCGCTATTGGGACTTGGAGCAAGCGGAGTGTACCGGGCATGTATGGCCAGTCATCAATGGAGTCGAATCATTGGCTTGGTCGCCCGACGGCAAGTCGGTTGCTGCTGGATTTCGATACACCGGTGTCTGGGTTGGCGACGCGGAAGGGAATGAGAAATTTCGCTTTGCAAATGATCAGCGGCACGAGACGCTTTTGTTCTCGCCCGACAGTCGCGAACTGTTTGTGCCGACACGAGAGGGGATTCACGTTTGGGACGTCGCCACCGGGAAGCATACCCGATCGATCGATACGAAACCGTTTTCCAATATCCGTGCGATGTGTTGGGCAGGTCCGCATCGCGAGTGGTTGATCGCAGGCGAACGCTATTTAGATTCATTGGCCGTCTTTGATCGTGATTCCGGAGCAGCGATGGGGAGCTTTAACGTCAGTGCATCTTATGCGCAGTCGGTATCCGCGTCAGCGGACGGGATGTGGTTGACAGCCGGATTTGGTGATGGACGGGTACAGTTGATCCAGCTTAGCCGTTTTGATTCATCGCATGTCGACGGTCGAATTCACGCACAGCTGACCGCTCACGATCAGGAGGGAGAGACACGGTTAGCGGCGAAGTGGTTCGGTGACGATTCCAAGCACTTCGTTACCGCTGGCAATGATGGCGTGGTGCAAGTGTGGGATCGCGATGCCGTTGCCTGCCAGCGTGAGCTCACATCGGCGATGGCGATCGAAGCTGCCTACCTGTTCGACAACGAGCCCGATCCGGTTTTCGTCCTGCGAGGGCAGGAGCCGACGAGGTCGTCGATCGAAAAATTCTCGCCCCAATCCGCTAATGGATTAGCGGCGATGCAGAGTTCCGGCCAAATTGCAATCGTGTCGCTAGAGACTGGCAGACCCCTTGCCACGATCGAATCGCCACTCGAAACCCATGAGTATGTGAGTCTATCGCGTGACGGCAGTCGGCTGGCCGCCATCGGAAATGGGCAAGTCTATGTATGGAAGTCGATCGATGATTGGTCCACCCATCAATTGATCACGAACAATCCCAAGGCAGGCGATTCCAATGCGGTTTTCGCGGATAACAACCGAACATTGATTTGCGAAAATGCCGCTTACACAAGGGTGCAAGAGCTCGAAATCGAATCGGGCCGGGTGATGCGTTGGCGAGAGATGTCGGATCCCGATGTCGTTGCGATTAGTCGTGACGAGCGATTGATCGCCGCCGGAAACGACAAGCACCTGAACGTTTGGGACCGCGAATCGGGCCAGGTGATGCTAGACATCCAGAATCTCTCCTCCCTTTTTGCACTTTGCTTCCTAGCGGATGACCGCGTCTTGCTATCAGGTCACAACGACGGCCAGATCATGGCCTGGCACGTTCCGACCGGCCAACGACTCGGGGTTCTCTATCATCCGAGAAACGACTTGCGGCGTCCAAGAAGTATCCAGGTATCGCCTGATGGAAGACGAATCCTAATCGTCTACCCCAGCGAACACGGTTATGTCCCTGTGCTGTTAGGCATGAATTAG